The window TGGTCGAACTCAAGTTCAGTATAGAGAAAGATGGGTCAATGTTCTAGATCCATCCTGGAATCTAGGAGAATGGACTGAAGAAGAGGACAATAAGTTGGAAGCAGCGATTAAGGAGCATGGATATTACTGGTCTAGGGTTGCAGCAGCTGTGCCTCCACGGACTGATGGTCAATGTAGGAGGAGATGGAAAGTTCTGTTTCCACATGAAGTTCCTTTGCTCCAAGCAGCTTGGAAGATACAAAAAGCTGCTCTTATTTCCAATTTTGTAGATCAGGAGTCGGTGCAACCTCAACTTGTTGCTGGTGACTTTCTTGCATTAttgtatcaaaaaaaaaaaaaaaaactttcttgCATTACCAGGCACAGATTCTATTCCTGACTCAGAGTATGGAAACAGTAACACGAAAAGATTAATTAACACTCCAAAGAGTAGGCCCAAAAGATCTAGAACCAAAGCTCAAATTTATCTTGAAGAAGCTTTAAGTCCGACAAACTGTGATGATGCTGAAACAATTGGTATTGATGATACCTCCTCAGAAGATAAAAGCACCCAAGTTACCTTCAAAGAGGAAGGAAACTGCTAAAATCAGTGTAGGACCACCAAGATCATTCATCAACTCCCAGTGATTCTACTTGTCTAAGGGCAATGAATGGTGACATTGAGGCCGTAGGTGGCAATGATACTACAAAGGAGAAAAAGACACCTAAATCTCTTTCAAGGAGTAACAGAAGTTCCAAACCCGCTCCAGATCACCAGTCTGTTTCTTTCTCTGCTGAAGACTCGACAACTTTGAGGATAAGAGATACTGATGAAGTGGTGACTTCAGGTGTGGGTTATGCtaattcaaagaagaaaaatgctgCTGAAACAATTGGTAGTGATGATACCtcctcaaagaagagaaaaccaCCCAATTTACCTTCAAAGAGGAAGGAATCTGCTAAATCAGTGCAGGACCACCAAGATCATTCATCAACTCCCAGTGATTCTACTTGTCTAAGGGCAGTGAATGGTGACATTGAGGCTGCAGGTGGCAATGATACTACAAAGGAGAAAAAGACACCTTAATCTCTTTCAAGGAGTAACAGAAGTACCAAACCTGCTCCAGATCACCAGTCTGTTTTCGTTGTCTGCTGGAGACTCAACTTTGAGGCTATGAAATGCTGTTgatgttgagagttgagacatCGGGTGTGGGTTATACtaattcaaagaagaaaaatgcaaTCAAAGCATGTCGAAGTAGTAGGGAATATACAGAACCAATGTAGTGGCCATAATCTTAATGGAAATAATGTTGGGACTACTGGTATGGAGGATTACAatcccaagaagaaaaaagccTAATACAGCTCCACATTATCGGAGTCTTTCATTGTCTTCTGTAGGTTCAGGACATTTAAAATTAACAAATGTTGATGTTCAGACCCCAGGTGTGGATTATACcacttcaaaaaaataaatatagaaaAAGGCATGTTCGGAAAGGAATAAATACACTGAACCTACCCAAGGCGACCAGGATCTAATTAGAAATAACATTGTGATCACTGGTGGGGGTGATGCCAATTCAAAGAACAAAAAGTATCCTAGACAATGTTCAAAGAGGAAAATGTATGCCAAATCAGCCATGACCATCAAATTGGTGAACATATTGAGATCATTGGTGGGGATAATTGTGTGCCAAGGAAGAAGGCTTCTTCATTTTGTTCAATGAGGTGTAAATGTACCAACTCAACACAGGACCACCGAATTCATACTTTACCTTCGGAACATTTGACATCTTTATGGGTAGCCACTGTTGAGGATGTTGAAGCCATTGTAGAGGATACCACTCTAGTTTGTGTCTCAAAGGTGCACTCGATGCATCTTCAAAAGTGGAGTCAAGAGTTGCTGATGTTGCTAAATAAAATGGGTCTGAAAAGTTGACTAAAGAGAAGCcttgttttcaattatttttcattcacccaaaaaaaaaaagctgcaTTTTCCTGGTAAGTAGGTATAGACGGATCTACAGCTTAGGGAATGACTAGAACCTTAACTGTAGCCAGCTTTGCCGGCAACTCAGAGGACTCTACAGATTCACCACATCACTGGCCACTTATTTGGCTGATCCTCGATATCCATTAAATTCAACAGATACAATTGCACGGGAAGAGAACAATTACATGATAAATGAACTCAATCTGTCATGCCATCTTTTCACTGGACTGCTATCCAGAAGCTCACCCAGTGACGAGTTCTGGAGTTAATAGGATTCTTTTAGGAGGTTTAATTTAATCCAGTGGGTGAGGTGCCACCTTTTCGCATAGCGGTAAGGTCTCTAACTGCTGAAAACAGAGCTTTGGGGATCAAGACCCACCTCAcctggggtttttttttttttggtgtgtgcgTGAGAGCATGGGGggcggaggggggggggtgtgagtTTCCCTGTTATACCAAAAAGATTAATTAATTGGTTAATAAAACCAGGTTTTGATGGTTTCCTTCTAATAGCACAACTTGCTGCACACCCAACCCCTTCAgggtaaaataaataatgggaaaaagatccccaTGCAGGCACCATGGGGATTCCTTCCCATGTCCTCTCACATAATGAGTCGtgagtcttctctctctctcttttcttcgaCACCATGTGGACTTTAATAGAATGAAACCATTTCCCATGCCGTGATTGTAATGGCACGGGAGATTCTCCCACGCCACGGCGTGAGAAATCCATGCCCATAACTTATCCACactgtttttctttcatttcttacTGGCATTACAAAGGAAACCCATGTTCATAACTTTTACACAGTatttttctatcattttttACAGGCACTACATATTCAACTTGTAGAGAAATCCTATTTCTGTTATCCACACATATTATTGCAATTAAATCTGCAAAGATAGCACCTACCAGCAGAATAACCTACATTTGTGCAATTCAGAAATTAACCCTACTGTTATTCCTCCGATTTGAGACCATAGTTATCCTTTGGTCCTGAAGCATGTTAAGGTTGGGAGCTAGTAGGCGCGTATAGCGATCAAAGTACAGAAGCTGTTTCATGAGAAGTGCAAACTCCCGAGGAAATTTCAGTCCATATGATTCACTAACACGAACCTGTAGAACAGATTTACAGCTCATCAATGGGCGTGTTTGCTGTAATAAGGAAATATacatacataaaataaaaaataaaaatacttatAGCAAACAGAAGGCCTTGAGATGTTTAGCTgatgaaaaggaaaatcaagggcaaCATCGTCTAAACTCAAACTCTCccacccaaccccaaccccaaaataaaagaaaaaaccctTCTTGTGTTGGCTTGGTTAAGAACCTGAATCAATGTTTACACCATCTAGAACATGCAGCAAACTCTTGAACAAAATTATTCTGACAAAATTTCAATGTTCTGTTGGAATTTCAGCTAAAAGTCAAAGCTGATCCCAGAAGTGAAGACATTGAAATTATACCAGACCCACAAACCATTTAACATGGAGTTTCACACAGCCTATAGAATCAGGATTATTAGTTAAACTAATAAACTTTTCACAAATTGGCTTACCACATCAAGAAATAAAGCATTCATCTGCCTCTCATCAACAAGAAGGTTAGCAGAAACGGCAGTAGCATTCGCATTGGGTCCTCTGGCTGTAGCAACAACAATTTCTGTGTCCAAATCCTGCATTAATACAAGAAACACTTTATCTAGATAGCAATAGTATGGAGAAAAGCAGTGATAGCCAAGTTATCATGAAAATGTGCAATTCCTAATGAAGTTTTAGGTCCAATATTATCAACCATCCACCAATGAGCACTATGCAGCCAGCGTTGACAGCTTATACACAAATTTAACTAGGGAAAGAAAAGATATCTGTTCCAATCAATCTGACATTGATAAAGGGACAAGGTATTCCTGTGAGGAGATGTAGTCGGGCCCCTTGGTACCATCCTTGAAACAATGAGGATGCCAAACAGTAGCCTAAGCCATTTCAAGGTCCATTCTGTTTTAAAAACATTGATATAAATACGTCCTTCACTTTAGTTGTGGAAAATAATACTGTAAGAGAAATAAAGATCACAAATTAACAATCTAGAAACTAAATGAGTGCCATGCATGAAGTGCTTGCCTGTATTGATGAGAAGATCTTTTCCAGGTCTCTTGCAAAGGCCTTGGCATCTACATCCTTATCTGCAGCACCCATTTCGATTAAGGCCGATGCCATTGCTTCATACTCTTCAATAGCAATTGATGTCAAGAATACCTCCATAGCTGCCCATGTTTTGGGGGATATACGACCAACGATTCCTGCAAAGTAAATTTCAGATGAAGTAAACCCAAAAGGATCAGCtttcaaaaataaaagcaaCATTGTAAAACACATGAATGGAATTTAATTGCAAGCAACATACTGATCTTCCCAGTTAAACCACACAAACAAATTGCAGAACAATGTAGCAAGATAGCCATAGTAATGTATAAAACAACCTCAACCGGAAAAATTGGAAGTAGGAAATAGCACAGTTAATCAAATGAAAAAGTATAAAATCCAGGCTTTCAATGAATTAAAAATCCAAAGATTTTCACTTAGCAAGAGGAGAGAATAGATGCTGATTTAGATGTTTTCAACAACAGCACAATACATAAAAAAGATACATCTATGGCAAAGAGGCTCCAGCTGAATATGCTACCACCACATTCGTTTGTCTTTGTAATGTTCAGTTTCAATGTAATTTCAACATTTAGATATAAGATATCTGTCTAAAAGCATGTTGTAAATTTAATCCTTCAAATTGAGTCTTCGAAAGTatttaggaagaaaaaaaaagggggggggggggctgtaACCCAGTGCAAGTCCTGTTTTCGCAGGTTCCCAGGAGGAGTGGACTGGAGTTGGTCCTAACCTTCACCATTTCATTTAAGTGATTGCTGCCCTAGACTCAGAACCATGTCTTCACATTGGCAGCTAAAGCTTTTAACATTGCACCAACAAACAGCTGCTAGTGGTTCcccaaaagtcaaaataaatatttatcTTTCTTGAAAATTTACTCCATTTAGGCATTTACAATTTCTTAATAATCTATACCGAATCAACTCAAGCATTCCTCCCCATTTTATTAGTGTTGTAAAATGTTATTTTCCTAAGGTTTTCGCAAGACAAAAGATAAAGCATCAGAATGTTATGGCAACATTGGTATTGTTCAAACTTAAAATTTTCAGAGCATTAGTACAGAAAATAGAGgccaattattttttttactatcTTAAAAGATATTTGTTGGTCAAGAACTGAGGAGGAAAACAGCTGTATAAAAAGAACAGAGGCAACTGCAAGGTTAATTGTAAAGATGAACAGACCAAAATCAAGAAACCCAATTCTCCCATCACGGAGTAGCCATAAATTTCCTGCATGCACATCAGCGTGGAAGGATTCACAGGCAAGTAAACTTCCAAACCTGCACAAGATGGATGAGACAACAATAATGTAgccataaaaacaaaaacttgatacaacccaaaaaaaaaaaaaaaatacatcataCTTCAGATccaataaataaaatcaaaatagtATGTGAAATTTGTAAGAAGGTAAAGATAAAATACAGTTTAAAGACCTACCATACATTAAATGCAGTTATCAGACTAGTCTCTGGGCTAGAAACAAGTGAGCTGATAGAGTCCAGGTCAGTGAGGGGAACTCCATACAGCCTCTCCATAGTTAAAACTCGTCGGGTACTGCAGAGAGGATAAACTCTCGGAGCCGTAGCCTGCCTTGTGAGTCCCATTGCTTCTAGATACCTCCTGAAGGCCTCAATGTTTACTGCTTCCTTCTTGAAGTCAACTTCTTCAAGCATCGAGTCTTTTATATCTTTGACAATGCCAACCTACTGAAAGGATGGATAAGATTGATACCCAAAACTTCTAACACaagaacaaccaaaaaaaagaaggcagaTAAACAAAGAAAGAACTGTTAACTTTCTTCATTAACTGAACGCATAGGATAAAACAAATGTGAAAATAAAGATAAGGATATAAGACAGGGTCATTGTTTCGAATTGACAACCTAGAAATGCCCTTTACACGGACAAATCATAAATTGATTCCACAAATCTACTATTTTAACTGATAATAGGAAATCCATTCCTCAAAACTAGCAGTACTAACtgcaatcatagttgtcaaggcggctaGGTGACACCAGCAAGGCGACTAGGCGACAGCGCAATGCCTAGGTGACACCTAAGCAAcgcctaggcaacaccttgacaactatgactgcAATAAATGGTGAGCTCGCTATCTCTACTTGGAACTATAAGAATTTCAACTCATAAGCTCTAATAGTTTCAACAAGAGGTGTTGCATCCATTTACATGACATTTACTCTTATTTAGAAAAACTAATAGTAAGATCCATCATGACATtaaaaatgacccaccctaaTTTGCCACTCAAATTTGGCATCAAAGtcataaaaataaagagttGCAAATATAGGTAGTTAGGCATTCATCATCCACATACCAGTGACGCACGGCTGAGCTCAGGGTTCAGGAATTCCAAAATGCGGGCGACAACATATACAAAGTTTAAATCAGCAACTAATATATCCTCTATCCCAGGCTTTAAGACCTTTATCACAACACTCTCTTCGGAACCTCTGAGTTTTGCACCATGAACCTGAACAAAAAATTTAAAGCTTCTCATCATATGCCCTGAAGTGGGGTGAGAAAAGAAATTCGAGAGAGCATACAGTAAACCTGAGCAATAGAGGCTGAGGCAATAGGCACAGGATCAACATACTCATAGACACTTTCTATTGGCCTTCCTAATTCCTCACGCAGAATAGCTTGAATTTCTTCGAAAGGAACTGCTGGAGCCCGGTCAAAGCAATTCTGAAATTCCTCAACATATTCAGGTGGAAACAATGTTGGAGCTGATGCAATGAACTGCCAATTGCAAGAACAAATAAAGAGCATGAGAAACACCAAGCAGACAATTCACAACCTAAGTTGAGTCAGGATCAAGTTTTCCAGGGACATGGGTGAGTTCATGAGGAGTTGAGTTACAGGTTGACCTTTCCTCCCAAAGGTTAGGTTTTGGTTGGTTCCCAACCCACTCAAGATGCATGTCTCCCAGTAAATTATGAAATCTTTCCAACTAAAAATATTTAGAAAGAAACATAGGCAAACAAGACTTACCTGACCTAACTTGATGTAGGTAGCTCCCAAGCGTTCAAATAACCTCCTTAAATAACGTGGAGAAAGTAATCCCAGCTGCATTTGAGTTGGCAAATTCCCAGATGCATTGGCTGTCTGCAGAGAACTCAAGAGTATCAGTAATCATTCATTGTTACTAGACACAATGGCTAATCtcaaccaacaacaacaacttagccttatcccaactaaatgggattggcTAATGGCTAATTTCAACTCccacccccaaaagaaaaggacTCAAGAGGATAATGATACACATAGCAGAGAAGACAAATATGGAACCCAGCATCATGCACAATTTTACAGATACAAAGACTTGGCACAAATGTAAAGATCAGTATGAATAACTCTAAGATTCCATCTACACAATATATCCCCAGTCAATAATTGaattgatcatttttttttttggggggggggggttgtttgggTCCACAAATGTTTACTAGATTCTCTTGACAGTAAGAAAAAATAAACTGATGCTTGAATGCTAATAATTCCAAATCAGGTCATTTTTGGTGAGACGAGACCCATTGAATGCATAGTTGTGCACCATGTTACTAGAGTTGAAGCTTAGAATAGTggaagagaacaagagaagaggagagaagatgagaatgagaggtaagaggaggaggagaaggttGGCGGTAATGACTTGGGGAGAGAATTGGTCCCTCTCCCGTATATTCATTCACTTGCTAATATTATATGGGAAATAGAATATACACTATAAGGTAGCCTAGGGAGGTAGAAGGGACAAAGCACAACACAAGAAAATAACAAAGtacctaaagtacccttattacataactcTAACAACTAGATATTCCATTTATAACTAAACATAACATTTCATACctcaaaaacttatttttttcaGTTATAATTCCTATGGTTGTTGATGGGATCAAGGATAAAGCAGTTGGGCATCAATATGCCAATTATGACAGTGTGATTAACCTCCATAATAATGTTATGGATCCTAAAACAGAAAGCTCAGCATGTGAactctgataaaaaaaaatgtaaagagAAATATCAGAGCAGCAGCAAAAATCAATCTGCTGGTGAATGAAAGGGGAAGAGAATAAAGTTAAAAAACCGTTACTGAAtccaaaaaagagaagaagatatcTTTCATGCAACAAATGGTTGTGTGATATGTGATTGTTAATATCTTTACTTAAACAAAATGTGAATTTATACAAATCTTTCTCTTGGAACAGTGGTAGTTGGATACTATAAAGATACTGATAATAAGACAATATCACCAACAAATGTAAGAAATGACCTCTTCTAAGTATCTCGAAGTCCATAAGTATTTGCAAGATCAAAACATTTCTATAATTAGAGCAGAGTTGTAGAATAGGCCTAGGTGACCAGGAAGCTCAAAGAGTTCCTAGCTGACTGTAAAATTAGGACGCGACGAAGGTTCCAATTTTACATTTCGCTACCAGATAACAGCCTAAGTATAGTTTTTCGCTAATCCAGCGACTGATAAAAGTTGAAGCGATTGTAGACCACCGTTGCCTCGTAACGAGCAACAATCTTCTTACCTTGCCTTCTACAAGACAACAGCTGGGTTGGGTGGGATGTGAAGAAATGGCAAAGCATTCAGCGTGGCATTCTTCACTTCCTCACTTCCAGCCTTCCTCCATCCACTCCTTCCAGCTATCATTCCTCACCTTCCTTCCTCCACTCATTTAAGCATTTCTAATCAGACCTGGTTGATGAACTGGGAACGCCATCTCCTTTTCTTGTACCGTGTATTTTCCCTTGGTGTCATTGAGCTTACGGCTCTCATAGCCAATTGGGTGCCTGAGTTTAGATGTAGGGCTGGGTGGCTGAACACCGGTCTTTATATTAAAGCTTCTGCTACCTATCTGATGATGTATTAGGGAGGCTCTTTTGACCGGTCTGAGGCTTTACCTCACCCTTTCTCGCTTACTCGTTGTGGTTTACCACGGAATCAACCAAGTTAAGATTCTCTGGGCGGCTGACCCTATTTATTTGGTTGGGGTATATTTTTGAAGTTGGCAGGAAAGATACCACCTACAAAGAGGTTTTGGATGTTATACATACAAGGCATGGAAAAAGTGAAGCCCATAGGGTGCACCAGGTAGCATAATGAGTGTCTGTTACTCTACCATTCTGTCCACTTAGCCCTACAACTAAATGAGTTAGGACATGTTACCTAGGAAAAAATACACACTACATACTCAACTAGTAAAATTCTTGTTTACCTAAACAACGCCTAATACTGGTTAAAGATTCCATCCATGATTCCAAGTCCCTGAGAAGTCAGGCTTATGTGTGCAACGTCAAACACCAACGCAAAGGATATGAGGTTGACATCATCCATGAATTATCCTGTTGTATGCTATAAAAAATCACAGACCGATAAAGTATGTTTTTGCTAGATAAAAATGTCAACATGTTAGCAtcattattaattattcttatTCTTTGCTTAATAAGATCACAAACTGATAATAAAAGGAGAAGGAAGCATTCACAATCAAACATGCCACAAGATAATATCAGAACAAAAGCTCAAGAAAAATTTACCTTAGAAACATCTGCTAACCACTCACTGCCAACACCAACAACAGCTTGAATACCTTGAACCAATCTCAGAGCTCCCCGTGGCCCCGTACTTAAAGATGTTTGGACAATGTCCTCCACCAATCCAGGCAAGTTGTCCATGCCATCTGCAGGAAAGTGAAAAGCTTAAAGATTAAAATATAACTggaaattacaaaaagaaaaggtgCATATAAGATATCGAGACTAGACAACCACACCTAGACCAAGAAAATTACTGCATATCAACCAAAATTTGTCCTTTTCTGCTCTCTTTAGGTAGGGGGAGGTTTCTGAGGGCAATTGAATCTATATTAGTCTGGTGAGATGGAGAGAGTATCAGGTGTTTAGCTGGAGAGTTGGGGAGCATTGTTGTGTTGTTCTGCTCCTGTtgattctttcttattttcttcttaggatttttgcactttttgcTTGCCAGGCCTGTTTCTGttttcttgttctcttcttAATAAACAAAACTTTTGTTTCCTAccagagagaaaaaagaaaaaatcatatACCATCTGGCTGCTTGAGAGCACATTTCCAAGATGAAGGACAGAAGGGGACTGTAACTTAAACCTCTTCACTTGATGAACAAAGCAATGACAGGGAAATGGCTTCATCCCTCTAACTGGGGAATAATATAGTCTGCGGAGGAGTGTTTGTGGTGGCAAGTATGGAGCGCCCATGGGTTATATCCAAAAAAAAGGCAGGGTTATCCTATGACTGAGAGTGGTAAGGGAATTATGAAAATTCTCTACTGCTTTTGGAAAACATATGCATCTATGTTGGTTCAGGTGAGTTGGTTAATTTTGGGGATGCTACTTGGAGTAAAATCAACAATTGAATCAGTTCCCATCCTTCAAAATACTTGGAAACAAGTGGGCATAAACACATGGATTCAAGTCTATGCACAGATGTACAGGATCCAAGGTTCCAGATAAATTTTCATGATTTGGCATCCCATCTCTTAAGGAGAAGGTTCAAGTCCAGCCCAACAAAGTGATAAAACTTAAAAGAGAGTAGTATGTCAACCCCAAAGAATGTGTTCCATTAAGTCATTCTTCTGGTGCTAATGGCTACTCCAAACACCTAGATCATGCACAGGATGCATATATACAGGGTTAACCAAAGCCTctgaaagggaaggaaaataaagcTCTCACTCCACTCACAAGGCATTGATCCAAAAGGTTTAGTGGGAacttggatttttattttttttttaagtaccCAGAACAC is drawn from Telopea speciosissima isolate NSW1024214 ecotype Mountain lineage chromosome 1, Tspe_v1, whole genome shotgun sequence and contains these coding sequences:
- the LOC122656606 gene encoding uncharacterized aarF domain-containing protein kinase At5g05200, chloroplastic, giving the protein MAVSSFRGAAFGRLPLFHHSNSKLPAIRTSVQIRNLKHHSNVVPLYARYSQSQDFSSRLQDGMDNLPGLVEDIVQTSLSTGPRGALRLVQGIQAVVGVGSEWLADVSKTANASGNLPTQMQLGLLSPRYLRRLFERLGATYIKLGQFIASAPTLFPPEYVEEFQNCFDRAPAVPFEEIQAILREELGRPIESVYEYVDPVPIASASIAQVHGAKLRGSEESVVIKVLKPGIEDILVADLNFVYVVARILEFLNPELSRASLVGIVKDIKDSMLEEVDFKKEAVNIEAFRRYLEAMGLTRQATAPRVYPLCSTRRVLTMERLYGVPLTDLDSISSLVSSPETSLITAFNVWFGSLLACESFHADVHAGNLWLLRDGRIGFLDFGIVGRISPKTWAAMEVFLTSIAIEEYEAMASALIEMGAADKDVDAKAFARDLEKIFSSIQDLDTEIVVATARGPNANATAVSANLLVDERQMNALFLDVVRVSESYGLKFPREFALLMKQLLYFDRYTRLLAPNLNMLQDQRITMVSNRRNNSRVNF